The Oncorhynchus gorbuscha isolate QuinsamMale2020 ecotype Even-year unplaced genomic scaffold, OgorEven_v1.0 Un_scaffold_874, whole genome shotgun sequence genome contains a region encoding:
- the LOC124020678 gene encoding lysosomal thioesterase PPT2-A-like — translation MRTSLDINVNGLLLLLCGVNLVGTLGYKPVIIVHGLFDGPKQFLMMSRLIQEAHPGTNVSVIDLYDNMASLKPLWEQVQGFKKLLYPIMQEAENGIHLICFSQGGLICRGLLSTLRDHNVQSFISLSSPQAGQYGDTDILKMFFPHYLKARVFHVCYSSVGQKWSICNFWNDPHQRERFLKSSNYLALLNGERPHREITEWRKNFLRINKLVLIGGPDDGVITPWESSHFGFYDINETIVEMKNQEWYGRDSFGLKTLHARGDLAVFVLSGVKHSYWHSNETVFRDCIEEWLT, via the exons ATGAGAACGTCGTTGGACATCAATGTCAATGGACTTCTGCTGCTCTTATGTGGCGTTAACCTGGTCGGCACACTTGGGTACAAGCCTGTCATCATTGTTCACGGCCTCTTTGACGGTCCTAAACAATTCCTTATGATGAGTCGTTTGATACAAGAG GCCCATCCAGGTACCAACGTGTCAGTGATAGATCTGTATGATAACATGGCCAGCCTGAAGCCACTGTGGGAGCAGGTGCAGGGCTTCAAAAAGTTGCTCTATCCAATCATGCAGGAGGCAGAGAATGGCATCCATCTTATCTGCTTCTCCCAAG GTGGTCTGATATGTCGAGGACTTCTTTCTACACTTCGTGACCATAATGTCCAGtccttcatctccctctcatcACCACAGGCTGGCCAGTATGGAG acacagacattctGAAAATGTTTTTTCCTCACTATCTAAAGGCCCGTGTTTTTCACGTGTGCTACTCTTCAGTAGGACAGAAATGGTCCATCTGCAACTTCTGGAATG ACCCACACCAAAGAGAACGCTTCCTGAAGAGCAGCAATTATCTGGCCctgctgaatggagagagaccacACAGGGAAATTACAG AGTGGAGGAAGAACTTCCTGCGTATCAACAAGCTGGTGTTGATTGGAGGACCAGATGATGGCGTGATTACACCATGGGAGTCCAG TCACTTTGGATTTTATGACATTAACGAAACCATTGTTGAGATGAAGAACCAGGAA TGGTACGGTAGGGATTCGTTTGGGCTGAAGACACTGCATGCTCGTGGAGACCTGGCTGTGTTTGTGCTCTCAGGAGTGAAGCACAGCTATTGGCATTCGAATGAGACCGTGTTCAGAGATTGCATAGAGGAGTGGCTGACATGA